In Deltaproteobacteria bacterium, the genomic stretch CGGGCGGGATTCTGATCGAGCTGTCGCAGGACGACCCGCACCACCATCACGTCTGAGGTTTTTCGCCGCCGATCCTCGGATGGGCGGTCTTGCGTTGATGAGCGGCGCGGAGCGGTTTGCCCGCGCCGACGTTTCACACACTTTCTTTGGGGCTCGCCATGCGTGAGGCTTGGATTGTCGGCGCCGCCAGGACGCCCATCGGCAGTTTCGGAAAATCGCTCAAGGACGTTTCCGCCACGGATCTGGGGGTGGTCGCCGTGAAGGCCGCAATCCAGCGAGCGGGGGTGGACGCGAAGGATCTCGACGACGTGCTCATCGGCAATTGCATGATGCGCACGGACGAAATCAACACGGCGCGGTGCATCGCGCTCAAGGCGGGCATTCCGCACACCACGCCCGCCGCGACGATTCAGCGTCAGTGCAGCAGCTCGATGCAGGCGCTCGTCTTCGCGACGCAGCAGATTGGCATGGGCGACGCCGACATGGTGCTCGTCGGCGGCGTCGAGAACATGAGCCGCGTACCGTACGCCCTTTACGATATGCGTTGGGGCGCGCGCATGGCCGACGTGAAGGCGGTGGACATGCTCGTCGAAGGGCTCAACGACCCGCTCGGTCACTTCCACATGGGCGTGACGGCGGAGAATCTGGCCGAAAAATACGGTTTCACCCGCGAGGCGCAGGACGAGGTGGCGTACACGAGCCATTCGCGGGCGCTCGCGGCGATCGACTCCGGTGCATTCGCCGACGAAATCGTGCCGGTGCCGATTCCGCAGCGGAAGGGCGATCCGGTCATGTTCACGACCGACGAGCATCCGCGTCGCGAGGTTTCGCGCGAGAGCCTCGCGAAGCTCCCGGCGGTGTTCAAAAAGGGCGGCACGGTGACCGCGGGCAACGCCTCGGGGCTCAACGATGGGGCGAGCGCGGCCATCGTGGTTGCCGCCGACAAGGCGAAAGCGCTCGGTCTCAAGCCGCTGGCTCGCGTGATCGCGCATGGGCTCGCGGGCGTCGAGCCGGAACTGATGGGATACGGTCCGGTGCCGGCCATGACGAAGGCGCTCGCCAAGGCCAAGATGAACCTGAAGGATCTTCAGCTCATCGAGTGCAACGAGGCGTTCGCCGCTCAGTATCTGTCCGTGGAGCACCTGCTGGGGCTCGACCGCGCGATCACGAATGTGAACGGCTCGGGCATCGCGCTTGGTCATCCCGTGGGGTGCACGGGGCTGCGTATCGTCATCAGCCTCATCTACGCGATGCGAAAGCGAAACTTGTCGGTCGGCGCCGCGACGCTGTGCGTCGGCGGCGGCATGGGCCTCGCGACGATCGTGGAACTGATGTAGGCAGGGCCGCAACGGTCGATGACGGCGACCTCGCGAGGGGTCGCCGTTTTTCGGTCCGAAGCCCCGCCGGTCGGGCGACGCGCGCGTAAGTTATTCGTGCCTTTTCGTTGACACCCCGCGAAAGCGCGTGTTATGGACCACGAGGGCTTGTTCCGTCATTTTCTTGTCATTGATCGAGCCGGATGATCGCGAGGACCGAGGGGTCCGCCGCGTCGGCGCGACGCGAACGGAGGCGAACCGTGAAGCGAGCGGTGTGTGGACTGGCGATGGGGATTTTTGTGCTCACGGCGACCTTCTCGACGGCCGGTCAACTGACCCCGCCCCTCGACTGGGGAACGACGGCTCGGGCGATGGCGCTGGGAAACGCGATGACCGCCGTGGCGGGCGATCCGAGCCTGTCCTACCACAACCCGGCCGCGCTCGCGAACATCGACTCGTCGGAAATGAATTTCACCTACCTGTGGACCGGCCCCAACCTGGAAGGTGGCCCGAAGGGTGAACTCGAAAAATTCGACGAGGGCAATAACGTCGTTTTCTCGAATCTCGTCCTGGATCTCAGTTCGATCTTTCGGAACAAGCGCCCGCTCGCCTTTGGATTCACGATGAACTTCGACCGTAGCGGGCAAGGATTCATCAACTTCATCGATGTGAAGCGGCCGGACGGGTACTTCTACCGCTACGGTCGTACGAGCACGATGGCGACGACGACGCTCGGCCTCGGCATCACCGACTGGCTTTACATCGGCGGCGGCACGCTCATCACCCTCCGCGGAACGACGGATTTCACCGTCTCGACGGACCTCGGCGGCAACACCGAGGACGAAGGCATGATCCTCGACGCGCGTTTGGCGCACTCGCTGATCGCGTCGGTGTTCTTCGACTTCGAAAAGGCCAACCTCGGCGTTACCTACCGCATGGAGAACTACGGAAAATTCG encodes the following:
- a CDS encoding acetyl-CoA C-acetyltransferase, coding for MREAWIVGAARTPIGSFGKSLKDVSATDLGVVAVKAAIQRAGVDAKDLDDVLIGNCMMRTDEINTARCIALKAGIPHTTPAATIQRQCSSSMQALVFATQQIGMGDADMVLVGGVENMSRVPYALYDMRWGARMADVKAVDMLVEGLNDPLGHFHMGVTAENLAEKYGFTREAQDEVAYTSHSRALAAIDSGAFADEIVPVPIPQRKGDPVMFTTDEHPRREVSRESLAKLPAVFKKGGTVTAGNASGLNDGASAAIVVAADKAKALGLKPLARVIAHGLAGVEPELMGYGPVPAMTKALAKAKMNLKDLQLIECNEAFAAQYLSVEHLLGLDRAITNVNGSGIALGHPVGCTGLRIVISLIYAMRKRNLSVGAATLCVGGGMGLATIVELM
- a CDS encoding outer membrane protein transport protein produces the protein MKRAVCGLAMGIFVLTATFSTAGQLTPPLDWGTTARAMALGNAMTAVAGDPSLSYHNPAALANIDSSEMNFTYLWTGPNLEGGPKGELEKFDEGNNVVFSNLVLDLSSIFRNKRPLAFGFTMNFDRSGQGFINFIDVKRPDGYFYRYGRTSTMATTTLGLGITDWLYIGGGTLITLRGTTDFTVSTDLGGNTEDEGMILDARLAHSLIASVFFDFEKANLGVTYRMENYGKFGDIIVDADATVGESSLTKLPMVLSFQDTFVPQNVSIGASFDLTEDLMWAVDGTWINWGAFDSQITEGDLPRKHATIDFVDVYQPRTGLEYFVVENLPLRVGYQYQPTPMRKPGSDGNIFLDNDRHVGSIGVGYTIQEPPVLALPVSFDLTYFHQYLVPAEYEDGDGAKFESKGNVNAASGSLTLRF